TGATCTTTAATTAAAGAAGCTTTCAAATTTTCTCCCAAATGGCTACAGAAAAAGGTGTGTTTGCAAAATTCTCTTTCTAATAGACACTTAAGTAttggttaaaatttattcaaaactaCGAGAGACCCATTAATTGAGAAGAACGAGACCCACAAAAATTTATGATCTCCAATACATTAGAATCAATAGTAAAAGCATTTATCCAAACactaataaataaacaagaaactGTTATCAGAACATGCAGTGAAATAATTCTTATCTTCAGAACCACATACAAAACAATTTTCTTACAAAGAGCTTcacatttacaaattaaatattgcTGATTCAAAGAACTGCGTTTGGCATACAACGAGTCATCACAAAAGGAGCAATAGCGACTCATGCAAGAAGACTCAGGAGCGAATACAATGTTATTACCAAAATACTATTATTCCAAACAAAGACACCAGGTATTGTGATTCAGCCCCCAGCGTTAAACACCTTTTGAAAGAAGCAATAATTATTTGTTCATCATCTCAAATTACATTACTAAACACATCATACTCCACAACAAATAATtcgacataaaatttcaatacatTCCATGTCTACAACCAACACATCAAACCTCAAACCAGTCATTAAATTATTGCCTATTTTTTGCTTCCACCTGCATTATTGCCTCCTGCTTCCTGTGCTGCTTTCTTTGCCGCCTTCTCCTGCAGCGCCTTCGCATCTCTGTccatgaagaaataaaaatttcacgCAAAGATAAAGGTTAAgcacaatttatttaaaaaatcaagaaaaaccgAAATATTAAAATTGCAGAGTGTTGTGATGAACATCATCCCAACCTTTCCCTGCGCTGTTCAGGGGTCAACCCATCAGCTTTCGTCTGCTTGCCTTTAGCACCGGTTCTTGACTGAGCCCTTTCACGATCACGGTCCCTCTGGTTACCGCGTGCGCTTCAAAGTTAAGtgcaaacaataaaaaaattcacaaaccAGGCTTCAAAAACCAAACCACAGATACCCATTTGAATAGtggcaaagaaaaaaaaattaaaacttaaataaacaCATAAAATTACGAAAAACTGTTCCTCCCCACGGATCCAAATCAACGAAACTATTAATCCCAGAAAAACATATAAGATCAATAACAAAAATGGTATGGGAGCGTGAAATGAGCTTCATTTTTCCCTCGGATTTCCTAGCTGAAAGTCAACCCCATCGTTAAATCAACGAgaattcgaaaaaaaaaatagcagtaAATTTTGAACATAGCAAAGGATATGAGTCATTATCGCAGATCAATTCTTCGAGAACGAAACGAGCTCGGAGACGAGAGGAAACCCTAAATATCGAAATTGGGAAACAATAAATACAATTAGCGAATTAGAGAGGAAAACAACGGAGAGAAAGGcgaaaaagcaaaaaaaaaaaaagaaatttaccTGATCGAAAGAAAGCGGATAGATGCAGAGTCCGAAAATCTtaaaaagagaaggaagaatga
This region of Vigna unguiculata cultivar IT97K-499-35 chromosome 5, ASM411807v1, whole genome shotgun sequence genomic DNA includes:
- the LOC114183487 gene encoding putative SERF-like protein; this translates as MTRGNQRDRDRERAQSRTGAKGKQTKADGLTPEQRRERDAKALQEKAAKKAAQEAGGNNAGGSKK